The genomic DNA GTCTAAACAGTATTTCTGCTTAAACAAATTATGTTGCCCACCATTTACTCTACTCTAGCTAGCTTCATATATTACCTTGATTGGCTCTCATGGACCTGTCTTTTAAGAATATGTTCTTGCTAACTTTACATGAGCATGGTCTAATTAAAGAGTAAATTATAcctaatattttgagatttaacaTAAGGATGTGAACATTTTtgacttataaaaaaatgacaaagatcTCTCTTATCATTTATAAATTGTGTGAATTAACTATTTTACACCtatttttagtcattttctttaatttttcatcccTAGCCAACAAATCAAACCCTAATGATGGAGATTGCTAGAAAAGATAGAACTATCACTAGTGACAAAGTTATCATCAAAGAAGTCCAACTCCAATCTCactttacacacacacacatatttattttatttatattttttcctatctcttctctctttctttcatcATTAAGTTTTACTTTGAGAGTCCAAAGTTTTGGGTTACTCTTGTATTTGCGTGTATAAGTATTCGATTCCTTTTTCATACAAACCTCACTAGTGAGGGGTTAACAAATTCTATCGTTAGCTGACATCTCTCTCTCAACCGGGGAATGCGGTGGGcaatttgaaagatttgaaaaatattttttaaatcaaaccacAATAAGAAACTTGTTTACTTTTTAAACCACAACTAACCCGTTAGCTATTTGCTTGAAACTATTCAAATCATAGCTCAACAATttaagtgatttaaattataatatagtAATTAGTAACAATTaataaggaaaagaataaaatatagtaacaacgaggttttttatttttattttaaaatgaaaactaagaaaaggaaattaacctaaaaattattgattaaaCCAATCTATCTAAGTGACTGATTAGCATGGTTGAAAGAGAAGTAAATTGATAAACCTCGCTATCTCTcatctttctatctctctcaaaCTTAGAGGAAGGCAGATTTGGGTTTTTCTATCATcaatatattacaaaaatttaaaagtcatTTTCTCACGACAAAGGAAAAAGTGATTAATAGGTAATAAAGTCAAGGGGGGTCAttgtaatttcaaataaattaagggTGTTCATATTTTTTGTGAAACTTTAGGAGTGCAAAGTGTAATTCACTCTTAATTAATAGAGTGTTTTGCTTAGCTTAAGCTACAAGAGGCTCTAGACCTTATAAGTTATAAGGGTTTATTTGGTAGGGTAGTTTTGGCCTTTTTCCCTAtgaataagagttttttttttttaaataacttcaATGCtctaaaaaaaatgttatattaagGGCACCAactttaagaaaagaaatagggGAAGATTATATAAATTGTATAtataacttataattttttctaattttgtcggagaaataataaaaaaaatattaaatgattaaacaatttataaattctctttcaaaaaaaaaaaaaaaaaaaagcccagATACCTCTGAATCTGTTCTTAGCCCAATTTCAACTAGTGGCTATTGGCCCAATTCTAATTTGGGCCTTCTATTTGCTGGTGAATCCACACAATAATAACAGTCCACACCAATCAATTTtaacacaagaaaaaaatatttgtaaaattaagaTATTTCCAAATCAACTTAAAATACCAACTTTGatctttgaattaaaataaattaatacccTAAAAATTACTAACCATAATTAGGGCAAAGTCAGTGAGTCTGCCACTTTAGTCATTAGGCTATGATTCATATTAGGAAACAGAGggacatttttataaatttatcggGAATTAGTAgttagtaattaaattaatatcacCGACTTGAAAAGAAAGTATATGAGGATGACTTTTAAGTTTGTGGAAAAATTAACTGAACTTTTCATACATTAAAGAAAAAACATGCTTGAGTTCTTCAAAATACAATTTTATGAACATCATGACTTAATTTAAATGTCAGATATATGAGAGATTCAGAGATATTCTGAATAATTTATCCTGTTTcgtaattatatattacatgttATTTCTGACAAAAAGAACTCAAGATTCAAAGTCGTTGAggtgaaaaatcaaaattagacTAATGACAACTCAAATTCAAACCATCAAATTACTATAGGAACTATacaaaattaatcatttaattaacTAGAGCTTTGCTCTCTCTATCCTAATCTCTTTTTGGTAGtaataatacacacacacacatacatatatttgtttgatagacaattttattatttaagacACAAcactatatattacattttgGGTGACACGCAAAGCTTTAATTAATAAGACTAACCCTACCATGGGATTATTATtcattatatatacaaataaatatacaaCATATTAATGCATGCGGAGTATTatacaaaacaaatattaatcttatacaaaattattactCAACGTGACATGAActcccctatatatatatatccaaatagcatttttccatatatatatatatatatatatataggcaactTTTGGAAGCACTTTGCAAGATTTGGGAGGTGGAAGTCACAGGAAATCTGCAGTGCTGTGGTAGATATATATTTGGCAATCAAATTAATATCTGATGGCACAGCTGCCCGGCCCTTTTTCTTGCACTGTTCATTAATAATGTACAGTTGGAGATTGAGATCACAAGAACAGGAggagttgatatatatatgtatttaagcCAATTAATTGGCAATATTCAAGAAGATTTAAATCAACGAGGCAAGCACGAACGAATCATATATGATCGATCAATCACGCTCAACCCAGCTGAAAGAAATccattgattaattaattaattagcagcTGGCTTTTCTGAAGGAAATATTTAAGTGTCTTTGTTTCGATCGGTCAGAAGTTATTGCTCCCGCAGTTGACCTTAATTAATTTCAGACAGAAAAAGCGAAACTTTTCTGtctataataattaattaattaagagaagtatatatatatatataacaccgCGCTGCCCGCTGGGGAAGTGGCCATACTTTTCTCGAAACCTCCTGATTTTCCGATCACTTTCTCAAAACTTTCTTGCCGTTTCTCTCCAAACCCAGAAtccaaaacacaaaatttattGGAGTAGTCCCGCCGGTCATCATGTCCACCCAGAAAAGAAGTCTGCTCAAGGTCATCGTCCTCGGCGACAGTGGGTttgtccctctctctctctcacggtttatatatatatatatatacacacacatgtatagTTTATTGAAGTTTGTTTCGTCTAACCTTTGACACTCACTCTCGTCTCCTGGTTTTGGGTTTTTCAGGGTCGGAAAGACATCTTTGATGAATAGGTATGGTGGTGgcttataaacatatattacatcagatatgtgtatatatatgtatctacaGTTTGAATTTGTGGGTGTTGAATGCATATATGGCAAGTGCAGATACGTGTACAAGAGATTCACTCAACACTACAAAGCCACAATCGGAGCTGATTTCACCACCAAAGAACTTGACATCGACGGCAAATCGGTCACTTTGCAGGTGGGTATAATTCATTCGTTAATATTGTTGGATACATATGTAGTGCActacataatatacatatatatatatatatatatgtgcagaTATGGGACACAGCAGGGCAAGAAAGGTTTCACAGCCTAGGAGCTGCATTTTACCGAGGGGCAGACTGCTGTGTGCTGGTGTATGATGTCAATGTGCTCAAAACATTTGAAACCCTTCAAATTTGGCATCATGAGTTTCTCTTACAGgtcgggtttttttttttaatctcaacAAATTATTAAGACTTgatattgttaattattattattattttaaaaattttacaccATGTGTTATGGCTGTAGACAAATCCGAGTGATCCTGATTCATTTCCCTTCGTGTTATTGGGAAACAAGTTGGATGTTGATGGTGGAAAGAGCAGAGTGGTAAGCTCTTTTTcctattgtttttgtttttatataaggaaaaaattatattttttcaatgaaaaaccaaaaaaaaaatgtctattATTTGAAGATAGAGTATAACTCGAGTCTCATAACAAAAGACTAAATCATAAGATTGaagcaattaataaaaatatatcatccttgagaaaaaaatataaaaatgtcacgAGAAATCTTCATCAATATATCACCTTTTGAATCTATCCAACTTTCTTAAaagttatattaattttgatcgtttaatatgaaaatataaaatcatattaatatgaaaatacttttaagaattatattaatttttttttgttatcttttcaTACTTTTAAGAacatttattttggtattgggttcattcttttttaatatgaaaatataaaatcatcTGTTTTTCTTTTGGTGTTCGGTCCTTTCTTTTTTAACGCAGTGAAGTGAAGTgttaaataagttattatattttaaaaagagttaaataagACGGTGCACTTTAAAAGCTAAGGTCAAATTAactattgtatttttaaaaaacacaaaattgtaAGCTCATCAggtttttaaaatagtaaattttaaaatctaaatttacGATTTTGCAGGTTATTTTGATTAAGAATAGAGTTAACAttgttaaaagaattaaaatattatttgaacaacGATTTAATATAGAGATTTAGATTTTTGTTCCCGAGCCAAAATCCTTACCTTAGTGGTGATTGCAGGTATTTGAGAAGACAGCAAGGGAGTGGTGTGGTTCAAGGGGGGACATGCCTTATTTCGAGACCTCAGCCAAAGAGGATTACAATGTTGATGATGCTTTCCTCTGCATTGCAAGAACTGCCATATCCAATCAACATGATGAACAGGAAATGTtagtaaatttatatttctctATGCTTAATTTGagcttttgtttttatttttgcgtCTTGTTTTCAGATACTTCCCAGAGATAATTCGAGAGTCGAATTCAGAAATAGAGCCAAGAGAAAGATGTGCATGCTAATCAACTTTGATCGCAATCGCGTCATGTCAAGTCGATCACCAAGGATTAATCCTACAATTGTTATTAGGATTCATTCTCCCTCAATCTCAATTAAACAAAGAGTATCAAGTATGGAAGACATCGCTTTATCTTGTGAAAATGAGTTTGTTTTGTACAAGTTGACTGTACCGAATAATGTATGCTCAATTGGCATACAACTTCTAACatgaaagttgaaaaataaaaataaaataaatgcatataaGTCCgagaaattttgaataaattacgATTAGACTATATGTGATTGTCTTTAGAAGTTCTTtatgattttcatattttatgcaTTCCCTCTCCGTCAAGTCGAAAGTCCGTAAATGTCCCAATTTTGACTATATTTATGCAAATGCCATAATCTTTATAACTCAATTACCATAAAAAAGAATAGACATTGATATCCGGTTTAAATTATCAGATCCAATATCATTATTCTATAAAACAATTTACTTGAGTtgttcatttataaaaaaaatcacaaagtTCTTTAAAGATTATACTCTATGAGATTTTGCTAAAGATGAGTATTTGATTGATTCGGTTATTGTATTGATCGAATTGTTCAAATTGAATAAACATAAACTTTTCCAAAATCGAAGCGAACTTAATGAATAGTTGTGCAAatcgaaaaaattgaaaaaaataagtgttattcgagtaaaaaaaaatattattcaattaaaacaacttttactcaattaacatTTGTAAGCAGattttagtataaaaatattacttaattaaaaagatacgttattcaaataaaaataagtatttctCAAGTAAGAATAAGTGATATtcgagtaagaataagttttagttgaataaaaaaaatattactagtTACTAGATTAAAaacaacttttatttaattaattttgtgagcatttttcaatcaattcagttattttttttttttcaacgggAAGGcctaattgaattgaaatatttaaaaaaatcaaaattaaaaatcaaattgaatctaTTTACAAATTGAATTGAACGGAACCAAACAACCAATTTTAACCAattaagttcaatttttttgattaacaaaaattttaCTCTCCTCTTGATGTCGCTATAAATAGTCCAGATTAATAAAATCTCGGTGTAATTTTAGGGTTAAgctaaaaaatagataaatcgCGGAAACCCCACACCGCATTGTACTATTTTTAGCGGGGAGCGGTTCGACACGGTTTGAGAAATTCCCAAACTGTGGTCGTGTAGTTTACAGATTTTTCGGTTCGATTAAAACTGAACTGGTCAAGtagtatattaataaaaagttaaaaaataaattaaaaatatataaaaagccTACCATGTGGACACTGTGCACAGTGGGCCTGGGGCCTACCCAAAGGCCCAACTCAGCTCTCCAAACCGGGCCGGATCCGGCCCGAGCAAGTACAGAAATAAAAGTATCTTCCTGTCATGCAATAGAGACCTCAAAAGATCGAGAGagccaaattaattaaacaaaataaaaataaaataaaaaataaaaaaatgtaagcGAGTAGAATCGTTGCAGACACGTGTACGTCACTCCATGGGCCCTCGAAGATCCCCGCCGTCCGATTGGCCTTCCGCAGGACAAGACGACAAGCAGATACCATTTAACGGCTAGGATTGCATGGTCCCCTTCTATTAATTCCTCGCCCTTCGCTCTGCTCTCTCCGTTCGGTCGATCGGTGCCTCCGATGGCGTTCTCTGCGAATCTGCGTTGGCCGCCTCTCTGCAGCGTTCCTAAGAATTCGAGGTCTCTGACTGAGGTTTCTTTAGCTTCGATTTCGTTCCGATCATCGATTTCGCTTCATAGTCGCCGGAAGCCATTGTCAATCCGGTCAGCTTCAGTCGAAGGTGATAATTGATAACACGTTTTGTGCtaacttttttatctttttcatttgTGTTCTGTGTTGAGTAGATAAATAGattgcttttgttttcttgGCAACCAAACGGAACTAGAACATTGATTTGTTAATTAACTGTTAAGAGGTCCCCGGGGAAGAAAAGGAagtaaaaagtaaagaaaaatgagGTAGTGCAAGGCGCAGAACATATAGAGGAAAACTGAGGGAGAGCTTGCAATACTGAATTTGTTTTAGTAGAATATATAATTCCCACCACCAATAGCTTGATTGTTATACCATAACCTTCCTCCCTTCCATTAGCATTTGAAGCAGGAATGTTTCCAAATCAGAAGTTACCTAAAGTTCGTCCAGCCATTAGTTATGTGTCATCTTCTCTTACTGCTATTTCTTGTGTGAAAATAGTTTGGATAAACAAAGGATGCCCAAATCATGGCATATGCTGAGTTCTTATGGGCAACATCACTAAAACCACACCAATTCTCAACAGTCCAATGTTGCGTATCAAATAACTTACAATATTTGCACCAATTTAATGAGCAAGCTTGGTGGATAAAACTTTTAAGAAATGCAAAATTGGGCAGACCAAAGATTTCACATTATATTCTAAGTGTGCTTGCTTTGTACACCAGCACATTAAAGCTACAAGCttctaatttctatttttgagTGAATTATAGTAAAGATTACGTATGAAACTCACCtaccattttcttctttaaatgGACATCAGGCTTCCCCATGCAGAAGGATATTGCATGAAAATTGGTGGTCTTATTTTTGGGGCTTGATACTAAACCCGTGTTCTTGAACTTAATGGCATGAACTGGGCATTTTTCACAAATATAGTTGCGATTCTAAAGAAATCATTTCTTCAGTATAGGCGTAGGTATTTTCCTCTCAGGACCAATACTCAATCATGATCtacttcttattcttttattacATATGAGGTCATACAAGGTTCTATTGCAGTCGATGAGGAAGGTGTTGCAAATGCAACTGAAAATGATGTTTGCATCCACATGGCATAATACAATATACAGTAGGTGATACATGAATGCCTCTTCTGGTGGCTCAGGTTTTTGTTGGAGAGATGATGATACAATTCTTCCAAGTTAATCTgaattttagtttttctttatttgaacCATTAAAGCTTTCAAGGAGTTTTCTTGACAAAATATTCTTCTCTTTACCCTTCCCCCATCTTGGATgcagaaaaaattaattatttgaagcTTTGCAGTATTAAATTATTACTCCTATTTTAATTGGAATTTTGTGGAAATAGTTTCCTGCAGACGCTTGATTTCATCTTTTATCAGCAAGATCCCATAATCTTTAAGTGGTCTTAATCAACTCTTGGGTCCTGGTGTTCATAGTTCACTACcgatacaacaacaacaacaacaacaacatatccaacctttatcccactatgtggggtcagctacctGTGTCTATGTAAAAAACATGACCATTGATAAAGGCTGTTTTTAAAAAAGAGGATACAAA from Diospyros lotus cultivar Yz01 chromosome 4, ASM1463336v1, whole genome shotgun sequence includes the following:
- the LOC127800200 gene encoding ras-related protein Rab7-like — translated: MSTQKRSLLKVIVLGDSGVGKTSLMNRYVYKRFTQHYKATIGADFTTKELDIDGKSVTLQIWDTAGQERFHSLGAAFYRGADCCVLVYDVNVLKTFETLQIWHHEFLLQTNPSDPDSFPFVLLGNKLDVDGGKSRVVFEKTAREWCGSRGDMPYFETSAKEDYNVDDAFLCIARTAISNQHDEQEIYFPEIIRESNSEIEPRERCAC